The DNA window CTTCGACTACGATTGTGGTGTGGGGAAGGTTACGCTTCCAGTTCAGAAGGAATTATGCAAATTCTCAAAATCATATTCTTCTATGATCTGAGAATTTCCAGGAATGTGCTCTTTTTGACTCCGCTTATGGTATACAAAAGGTTGTTCTCACATTTCTAACTGACTTGCGAAGTTGTACATGAATATACGATTTAGCCAACTAATTTTTTACTCATAACATATTTTCTGACTTTTCCATAAGTTCTTATGATTCTATATCCTCTTTCCTGAACCCCTGCACTACAACCACTCCTCATACTTTAAATCATACATTTTACCCTTCGCCAACGCACAGCGGCCGGATGACCGTTTCCGGGCCGGGCAACACTTTGTGGGCGGTTAGGGGAAGCTTTGAAATCCGACACTTACGGAGACTTTCGCGATGGTCAGCTGACCATCGTGAATATAGTCGTAGTTAGTGGCTAGTTCAAAGTTCCCCTGCCCACGTTGCCAGGACCGGAAACGGTCATCCGGCCGCGTCCGCCCTGAGGCATATTTCCAAGTCGAAACTCATCCATACGCCTGCAATATTTTCACAACATATCTAAAAATTTTTATCGTTCCACCACAAAGACACTCTAACGCGTCCATAACCGTTGAGAATTAGTCCTCAATCGTAACCTTATCCAGATGCCAGATCTCATCCACATACTGCTGAATAGTTCTGTCAGAAGAAAACTTACCTGCGCATGCAGTGTTCAGAAGAGCCATCTTAGCCCATCCTTCGCTGTCTCTGTAAGCAGCCTCTACTCTCTTCTGTGCTTCTGCATAAGACTTGAAGTCTGCCAGGATAAAGTAAGTATCTGCGCGATCGCTGCAGTTTGTGTTCAGCAGAGAATCGTAGATCTCGTGGAACATGTTGAAATCTCCATTGGAGTAAGTTCCGTTGATCAGCTGCATCAGTACGTTACGGATATCCGGGTCGTTGTTGAAATACTGCATTGGATCGTATCCACCGTTGTTTTCATAGTTGATAACCTGATCAGCGGTCAGACCGAAGATGAATGCATTCTCTGCACCAACTTCTTCTACGATTTCCACGTTTGCACCATCCATGGTTCCCAGAGTCGGTGCACCGTTCAGCATAAACTTCATATTACCGGTACCGGATGCCTCTTTGCTTGCAGTAGAGATCTGTTCAGAAACATCTGCGGCTGCGAAGATCAGTTCCGCATTGGATACACGGTAGTTCTCAATAAATACCACTTTCAGTTTTCCGTTGATAGAAGCATCATTATTGATCACATCTGCAACGGAATTAATCAGTTTAATGGTCAGTTTTGCACGGCGATATCCGGCAGCTGCTTTTGCACCGAAGATGAATGTTCTTGGATAGAAATCCATTTCCGGATGTGCCTTGATCTCGTTGTACAGGTACATTACGTGCAGAATATTCATCAGCTGACGTTTGTACTCATGCAGTCTCTTGACCTGAACATCGAAGATGGAATGCGGATTGACTTCGATTCCATTATGCTCCTGGATGTATTTTGCCAGACGTACTTTGTTCTGGTATTTGATATTCATGAACTCCTGCAAAGCTTTCTTGTCATCTGCGTAAACCTTCAGTTTTGCCAGTTCCGGCAGATTGGTGATCCAGCCATCGCCGATATGATCTGTGATCCAGTCAGCCAGCAGTGGATTGGCATGCATCAGGAAACGTCTCTGTGTGATACCGTTTGTTTTATTGTTGAATTTTTCCGGATACATCTCATAGAAATCTTTCAGTTCCTGTTTTTCCAGAATCTCGGTATGCAGTCTTGCTACACCGTTGACAGAATAGCCACCTGCGATTGCCAGATGTGCCATCTTAACCTGTCCGTCGTAGATGATAGCCATTTTCTGGATCTTTTCCTGATTTCCGGGATATTTGTTCTGGATCTCCAGGATGAATCTGCGGTTGATCTCTTCGATGATCTGGTATACACGCGGAAGCAGTTTGGAGAACAGCTCGATCGGCCATTTTTCCAGAGCTTCTGCCATGATGGTATGGTTGGTGTATGCACAGGTATGCGTTGTGATCTCCCATGCTTCTTCCCATTCCATTCCTTCTTCATCCAGCAGGATACGCATCAGTTCGGCAACTGTCATGGTCGGATGGGTATCGTTCAGCTGGAAAGTAACTTTCTTCGGCAGATCATGCAGATCGTCGTGATTTTTCTTGAATTTTGCAATTGCTTCCTGAATACTTGCAGAAATGAAGAAATACTGCTGTTTCAGACGCAGTTCTTTTCCTGCATAGTGATTATCGTTCGGGTACAGAACCTCTACGATATTTTTTGCCAGATTTTCCTGCTCTACTGCTTTATGGTATTCACCTTTATCGAACAGGTCCAGACGGAAATCTGTGATTGGCTCTGCATCCCAAATTCTCAGTGTGTTGACGATCTTGTTGTTGTATCCAACGATCGGCATATCATAAGGAATTGCCATAACAGACTGATAACCTTCCTGGATGAAACGGTTTCTTCCGGTAGCTGCATCATATTCTACTCTTACATATCCGCCGAATTTTACTTCTTTTGCATATTCCGGACGACGCAGTTCGAATGGATAACCATCTTTCAGCCAGTTATCCGGTACTTCTATCTGATAGCCGTCTTCGATTTTCTGTTTGAACAGACCATAGTGATAACGGATACCACAGCCATATGCACAGTATCCCAGAGTTGCCAGGGAATCCAGGAAACATGCTGCCAGTCTTCCCAGACCACCGTTACCCAGTGCCGGATCCGGCTCCTGATCTTCGATCACGTTCAGATCAAATCCCAGTTCGTCCAGTGCTTCCTTTACTTCTTTATATGCAGTCAGATTGATCAGGTTATTACCCAGGGCACGACCCATCAAAAACTCCATAGAAAGATAATATACGATCTTCGGATCATCTTTCTCATACTGTTTTTGAGTTGCCAGCCAGTTGTCGATAATAACATCTTTCACAGCCAGAGAAACGGCCTGAAAGATCTGCTGCTGTGTTGCTTCATCGATGGTTTTACGGTAAAGCATCTTTACGTTTTCTTTGACCGCTTTCTTAAACTCTTCTTTTTTGAAATGACTGTCTAACATTAGAAACCTCCTCATTTGCAATGATTTTTTATAGTGATACAGAATGCAAATAGTCCTGTACCATTGAAAAAAGGGGCTGGTACGCTCGTACCCGCCCCCTGATCCACATACTTGGTTGAATAACTTATGTCCGAATACAGTCTTCAGACTGCCAAACCGTTATTATTCATTCACTTTTTCAACTCCAAGTGTTACTTCCTGAGAGTTGATATTCCAGGATTTTACATAACCCTGTGTGGTATCGGTAATCAGCTTCTCAGCCAGTACCTCCGCCTGAATCTCTTCCGCATGTGCCTTCATAATGTCTTCAATTACTTTGTTGTCTTTCACATACACCTGGATCTTATCCATAACTTCAAAGCCAGCTTCTTTTCGCATGGTCTGGATCTTGCTGATGATCTCTCTTACGAAACCTTCTTCGATCAGTTCCGGAGTCAGATTAGTATCCAGAACAACTGCGATATCGTTGTCAGATTCGGTTACATAACCTTCCATCTGTGCAGTTTCGATCAGCAAATCTCCCTCTGATAATACAACTTCATTGCCATCGATGTCAAGTTTTAACTCGCCGTTTGCACGAAGCTCAGCCATGGCTTTGTTGCCATCCAGTTCGCTCAGAACTTTACGGATACCATTTAACAGTTTGCCGTATTTTGGTCCTACGGTCTTTAACTGCGGTTTGAAACTGTAAGAAATAAAGCTTTCGATGTTATCGGTGAATTTTACCTCTTTTACATTCAGCTCGTCTGCGATGATCGCGGTAAAGTATTCGGACAGTTCGTACGGAGCTTTTACATACATGGCTGCGATTGGCTGACGGTTCTTGATGTTTGCAGTATTTCTGCAGGCACGACCCATAACAACCACGTTCAGCAGGTGATCCATATTTGCTTCCAGATCTTTGTCGATCCATTCTTTGTTGGCAACCGGGAAGTCACACAGATGGATACTTTCCGGAGCATCTTTGTCGATACTTCTTACCAGGTTCTGGTAGATATCTTCAGTCATGAACGGAATCATCGGAGCGGCAACTTTGGAAATGGTTACCAGGGAAGTATACAGTGTCATGTAGGCATTGATCTTATCCTGTTCCATTCCTTTTGCCCAGAAACGTTCACGGCTTCGTCTTACATACCAGTTACTCATATCATCTACAAATTCCTGCAGTGCTCTTGCTGCTTCCGGGATCCGGTAGTTGTTCAGGTTGTCATCTACAGTCTGGATCACAGTATTCAGTTTGGACAGCAGCCATTTATCCATAACGGATAATTTGTCGTAGTCCAGGGTGTATTTTGTTGCATCGAATTCATCGATGTTTGCATAGAGTACGAAGAACGCATAGGTGTTCCACAGGGTACTCATGAATTTTCTCTGACCTTCCTGCACGGCTTTTCCGTGGAAACGGTTCGGCAGCCACGGTGCGCTGTTGATGTAGAAATACCAGCGGATCGCATCTGCACCGTATGTCTGCAATGCATCGAACGGATCTACCGCGTTTCCTTTGGATTTACTCATCTTCTGACCATTTTCATCCTGTACGTGACCCAATACGATAACGTTCTGGTACGGAGCCTTGTTAAATAACAGGGTGGATTCTGCCAGCAGAGAGTAGAACCATCCACGAGTCTGGTCTACAGCCTCGGAAATAAACTGTGCCGGGAACTGCTGTTCAAACAGGTCTTTATTTTCAAATGGATAATGATGCTGTGCAAATGGCATGGCTCCTGAGTCAAACCAGCAGTCGATAACTTCCGGTACTCTGTGCATCGGTTTTCCACATTCCGGGCACTTGATGGTGATATCATCGATGTATGGACGATGCAGTTCTACGGTCTTCGCACGCTCGTCACCGCTCATCTCATACAGTTCTTCTCTGCTTCCTACAGAATGCTGGCATCCACATTCACACTCCCAGATGTTCAGAGGAGTTCCCCAGTAACGGTTTCTGGAAATACCCCAGTCCTGAACGTTTTCCAGCCAGTCGCCGAAACGTCCTTTACCAATGCTCTCCGGAATCCAGTTGATGGTGTTGTTGTTGCGGATCAGATCGTCTTTTACCGCTGTCATCTTGATGAACCAGGATTCTCTTGCATAGTAGATCAGTGGTGTATCACAACGCCAGCAGTGTGGATATTCATGCTCGAATTTCGGTGCTTCGAAGAGTTTTCCTTCTTTGTCCAGATCTACCAGAACCTTCGGATCCGCATCTTTTACAAAAATATCTGCATACGGTGTTTCTTTGGTCAGATGACCTTTTCCGTCTACAAACTGTACGAACGGCAGGTTGTAATTGCGTCCGATACGGCTGTCGTCTTCACCGAATGCCGGTGCGATATGAACGATACCGGTACCATCGCTCATGGTTACATAAGTATCACAGGTAACAAAATGAGCTTTCTTTTTCTGTTTTTCTGCTGCTTCGCCTGCGCATGCATACAGCGGTTCGTATTCTTTGTATTCCAGATCTTTTCCGGTGTATTTTTCAAGCACTTCGTAAGCCGGTTTTTCTTCGTCTCCCAGTTTACCAAGCACTTTGTCTAACAGAGCTTCTGCCATGTAGTAGGTGTATCCGTCTGCTGCTTTTACTTTGCAGTAAATCTCATCCGGGTTCACACACAGAGCCACGTTGGATGGCAGAGTCCACGGTGTTGTGGTCCATGCCAGAAAATACGCGTCCTCACCGATCACTTTGAAACGAACGATTGCAGAGCGTTCTTTTACGGTTTTATATCCCTGAGATACTTCCTGTGCGGAAAGCGGGGTTCCGCAACGAGGGCAGTAAGGTACGATCTTGAAACCTTTGTATAACAGACCTTTGTCCCAGATCTGTTTCAGTGCCCACCATTCGGACTCGATGAAGTTGTCATCGTATGTTACATATGGATGCTCCATATCTGCCCAGAAACCTACGGTAGAGGAGAAATCTTCCCACATCCCTTTGTATTTCCATACGCTTTCTTTACACTGCTGGATAAATGGCTCCATACCATATTCTTCGATCTGCTCTTTTCCGTCCAGACCCAGTTTCTTTTCTACTTCCAGCTCTACCGGAAGTCCGTGGGTATCCCAGCCGGCTTTTCTCGGTACCATGTAACCTTTCATGGTACGGTAACGCGGGATCATATCCTTGATAACACGGGTCAGCACGTGACCGATATGCGGTTTGCCGTTTGCTGTCGGCGGTCCGTCATAAAATGTGTAGGTTTCTCCCTGTTTTCTCTGTTCCATACTTTTTTCAAAAATATGATTTTCTTTCCAGAACTGTTCTGTCTTTTTCTCTCTGTCCACAAAGTTCAGATTGGTTGACACTTTCTGATACATCTCAGAATCCTCCTTTTATCATTTTCAAAAAGCGGTTTATATATAAAAAGGAATGTGCCTTGGCACATTCTCGCGCCTGCGGTGGTCGCTTGCGACATCTACCTTATACGCCGCAGTGTGCATCCCCGCGGAGCGTTTTTTAATTTACAGGAAAGAAATTTCCTGTAAATCAAAAAAGCCCTCATCCCTGTAACAGGACGAAGGCTACATTACCATCGTTATACCACCTCTTACAATGTACGGGTTCTTCACCGATACACCTTCCCTTTAACGGCGGAACAACCGGCATCTCCTACTGCCCGCGGGTTTCAGAGTGCAACTCAGGAGTGATATTCATCTGACCGACCGGCACCGGGCTTCCACCTCCCCCGGCTCGCTGAGGCTTTCAGGCACAGACTACTGTCTCCGTCTTCGTTTTTACTAACCTTCATTATATATACCTTACAAAGCGGTTGTCAAGGAATTTTACTGTTTTTCAAGGGTAAATTTCGCTTTGTTTGCTGTCGTACTGTCTGTGCCGATGAAAACTTCAAAGACGCCTGCTTCGCTCTCGAAAATATGATTTTCGCTCAGGAAACGAAGCTGTGGTTCTGTGATCGTAAATTCCACGCTTGTCTCCTCTCCCGGCTGCAGGGTAACTTTCCGGAAATCTTTCAGTTCTTTGACCGGGCGCACCACGCTTGCGGCAACATCGTGAAGATACAGCTGGACGGTTTCGGTTCCGGCACAGGTTCCTGTATTTTTTACGGTTACTGCTGCCTGGATGCTTTCTCCGTCTTTCATGCTGTTTTTATCCAGAGAGACTTCGGAAACAGCAAATGTCGTGTAACTCAGACCGTAGCCGAACGGATACAGCGGTTTGTTCGGGATGTCCAGATATTTGGAACGGAAACGGTCTTTGTCTTTGCCTTCCACATGCGGACGGCCGGTCGCGTACTCGTTATAATGTACCGGAACCTGTCCCACACAGTACGGGAAGCTCATCGGCAGTTTTCCGGTCGGGTTGTAAGCGCCGTACAGAACATCTGCGATTGCTCCGGCTCCCTCTGTTCCAGGCATCCACACTTCCAGGATAGCTTTTGCCTTTGCTTTGATGGCACGGATATCTAACGGACGACCGGAGAACAGAACCACGATGATATTCTCATTCACTTCTGCTACCCGATCCAGAAGTTTCTGCTGGATCTCCGGAATCTGGATATTCGCATTGCTTGTCGCCTCACCGGACTGCAGGCGGTCTTCACCGATACAAAGTACTACTTTTTTGGCTCCGGCTGCTGCCTTTACTGCCTCTTCCAGCATCTGTACCTCTTCCTCCGGTGTGCTCGAAGACGTCTGTGCTCCCTCGGTAAATCCTTCCAGAACCACATCTGCGCCAAGCATCGGGGATCCCTGTGCAAAGACTGCATGCTCTGCCAGATCTTCCTGTTTCAGCATTTCCTCGATCGTCTTTACATCTTTTGCTTCTCCGATGATCGACCAGGATCCCATCAGGTTTCTGGAGTTTACATAAGGTCCGATGTATGCGGTTTTTTCGTTTTTGTTCAGTGGCAGGATATTCTCTTCATTTTTCAGCAGAACGAAGGATTTTCTTGCCGCTTCTCTCGCCAGTCTGCGGTGTTCTTCACACAGGATCACCTGTTTTTCTTTCTCCTCGTCGGCATCTTTATACGGATGTTCGAACAGTCCCAGCTTGTTTTTCAGCTCCAGGATCCGCATACAGCACTCGTCTACCAGATCCTCGGAAATTTTTCCTTCTTTCACCAGACGGCACAGGTTGTTGCTGTAGATTCCTGTCATCATGTCAATATCTACGCCTGCTTTCGCCGCACGGATCGCTGCTTCTTCCTTGTCGACACAGTAACCGTGGTAGATCATTTCCTCGATTGCTGCCCAGTCGGAGATCAGCACGCCGTCAAATCCCAGTTCATCACGCAGAATATCGCGCATCAGTTTCTTGCTGCCCGTAGTCGGCACGCCGTTCAGGGTATTGAACGATGTCATCACAAGTGCAGCTTTCGCATCGATTCCAGCCTTGTAAGACGGCAGATAAAACTCCTGGAAAGTATGCTCGGACAACTCTACCGTATTGTAATCTCTTCCTGCGGTCGGTGCACCATATCCTGCAAAATGCTTCACGCATGCGCCGATCCGGTATTCCTCGCTCAGATCCTCTCCCTGGAAACCATGTACCATGCTTTCACAAAAACGGCTGTTCAGATACGGATCCTCACCGGTGGATTCCATCACACGCCCCCATCTGGCATCACGCACCAGATCAGTCATCGGGGCAAAGGTCACATGTAGACCACTGACGGATGCCTCTTTCGCTGCGACAGCAGCGCATTTTTCTGAAAGTTCCGGCTCAAAAGTTGCTCCCTGTCCCAGCGGGATCGGAAATACGGTTTTGTAACCGTTGATAATATCCAGCATAAACAACAGTGGAATGTGATGCGGGTGTTTTTCCATGTAGGCTTTCTGGATCTTTTTCACCGTCTCCGCACCCATCGATCCGATCACCGAACCGGACAGTGCGATATTTTCTTCGGTAAATCCCATCTCTGCCATCGGTCCTGTGATCACCGTATCGTCATCAAAAAATCCGCCGACTACCTGGCTCATCTGATTGACTTTTTCTTCCAGTGACATATCGTTTAATAAAGCGGTTAACTCCTCGTTTGTCATTTCTCTTCTCCTTTTATTTTTTCTGATGTTGATTTCCTTAATACTGTGTCTGAAAATGTTTTCGTACTCTCACAGCATATCTATTTGTACTCACTATATAACAATCCAACCGTAATTTGCAAGTCCTGTTGTTACTGTTCTCTCCGTTCCCGGCAACACGCTTTTTGCGCTCTGTTTCTTACAATTTGACCGTTCCCGCGCTTTTTGTCGTATTTTACCTGTGGCTATGGTATAATAGATGAGATTGGGGTCTGGACCCCTGTATTTTATACAGTAACAAATCATGTAAAAGGAGTTTTTTATGAAGAGACAATTCTACCGCCGCCTGCTGGCGCTGTCGACGGCTGTTTTACTGGGACTTTCCAGTCTGTTTCCATCCATAGCTGGTGCAACGGAGATTACCGCTGAAGAACCGGCAGTGACGGACACCGTCGATCCTGCTGCTTCCACGGACACTTCGAATCCTGCTTCTGCTGATACCGTGGAAACCGCAGACGGGGAAACAACCGAAGAAACCACAGAACCGGAACGCCTAGAGCCGGATGCCTACTTTGAGCCGATCCAGTCCAACGATACCGCCGACTGGCCACAGGGATCTGCCGTATGGGCAGAATCCGCAGTGGTGATGGATCTCGACAGTGGGGCTTTCCTGTATTCCAAAAATATGGATGACACCAAGTATCCTGCCAGTATCACCAAGATTCTCACCACACTGATCGCGATCGAACATTCCCGTCCGTCCGAAAAAGTCACTTTTTCGGAAAATGCTGTCTACGGCATCGAACAGGGAAGTTCCAATATCGGGATCCGGCTTGGAGAAAACCTGACTATGGAAGACTGTCTGTACGGCATGATGCTCGAATCTGCCAATGAAGTCTGTGTCGCCGTGGCGGAACATATCAGCGGCAGTGTGGATGCATTCGTGGAACTGATGAATCAGAAAGCGGCTTCCCTGGGATGTACGAACACGCATTTTACCAACCCGAACGGGCTTCCTGACGAAAATCATTATACGACGGCGCATGATATGGCGCTGATCGCACAGGCGGCATACAATAACGCCACTTTCCGCAAGGTCTGTCAGACCACTACCTACTGCATCGGAACCACCAACAAATGTGGGGAAAAACGATGGCTGAGCAACCATCACAAGATGCTCCCGGACAGAGATTATACGTATGAGGGATGTACCGGAGGAAAAACCGGATTTACCCAGGCGGCCTTAAACACACTGGTCACTTACGCAGAGCGGAATGGCAGACGGCTTGTATGTGTATCGCTTCGAACCAACGGAAGACAGATTTATACGGATACGACTTCCCTTCTCGATTACGGATTCAATAATTTCCAGAATTATTCCATCTTCAACCGGAAAACCTGGGCAGATGCAAAGATGCTATACCCATCGCTGTACTTCGGACAGCCCGAGACAGTTGCAAATCTCCGCCCGACCTGCACGGTAACGCTGCCGGCCGGCATGGATCTGTCCTCCGTAGAGACCACCTGCAACCCGGGAGACGGAACCCTCTGCCGCAGCTATACGTACAACCAGTATCCGGTAGGCTGCGAATCCATCCCGGACACTGCGATCCAGGCACTGTTACACAGTGAACCCACAAACATCTGCAAAAAGTCCGGGAGCGCTGCTGCATCTGATCTTGGAAATTCTGCAAAAGAAACAGCTTCCGGTATTTTTCAGAAAATACTCGCATTTGTCGCTCCTGTGGGCACGGTGATTACTTCTTTTGTCACCTCTGTCTTTACAGCTGTCCCCTGGTATTACTTTGCACTGGGCGGTGCGTTGTTTCTGATCATCATTATGGAGATTGTGCTTGCGATGAAGAAAAAGAAGAAACGGAAGAAGAAAAAACCAGCCAAAAAGAAAAACGTAAAATAAAGAAACAGGCAGATATGAATTCATAAAATCATATCTGCCTGTTTCTTTGCATCGTATACCAATAATTATTTCTTATCCACTTTTCTTCTGCAATCCATTTTTCAAACGTTACCTGATTTACGCCAAGGATCTTTGAAATCATTGCATTCGGTATATTTTCCTTTATCTATCATAGAACGACAAATCTCTTTTTTCGTATTTTACACTCCGATTAAATCTCTTTCCCTTTCGTTCCAATCACATGTACCACAAACGGAATAAACAGTGTGATCAGTGCTGCATAACCAAGGTAAGCATATCCTTTCTTGACAACCGTCATCAGACCGAACTGTGCGATCGCGAAAGCCAAGAAGGTAAAGATTGCAGTGAAGACTGCGTTTCTTGCCAAATGGCCTTTTGCTTTTTTCTCTTTGCTGTCCATGCGGCGTTCCATCGCGTTAACGCAACGGGTTACAATACCGGAGATCATGTTTACGGCTGTGGAGATAGCGCCTAGGATGATCAGGATCGAGATGATCGGTGTCAGGACGCCTGCACCTACGCCGTTTTGTACCAGAACCAGCATCGGAACGGATGCGGTTGCCAGATCTGCGACATATGCGATGGCAAGCAGACCGAAGATGGAAAGTTCCATCGCCAGGAAGTTGCAGATGAACATCCAGATGGCTGCTTTGTTGATCTGTTTTACATCGGTAACATCTTCCATGTGCTGGTACATAACGGATACGGAAGCCAGCTGGAAGAAGAAATACAGGACTGCGGACCACAGTGCCGGACCGAATGCACCGGTCTCAGACGAGATCACCGGCATCTCTCCGGAAGTCATGCGCCCGATGGAGGCTGTGATATCACCCCACTGTGCGATGATATTCGGAACCAGTACCAGTACCAGACCGATGATGATCAGCACACTCAGGGTAGAAGCACATTTTCTTACTACATTGGTTCCATACAGAGCAATGAAGAAGATAAATGCTGCGATGATCAGTGTACATACCCAATATGGGATGCCAAACAGTGTCTGTAAGGTAGAACCTCCGGTTGCAAATGCTGCAGCGGACGCGGTACCGATCATGATCAGGTAACAGATCTCATACAGGTTGGACATCACGTGGCGGGTCTTACCATACATGCTGTCTGAAAAACTTCTGTAGTCGTATGTTTTGTGTTTGTATGCATAACGCATGCCATACCAGAAAAACAGTGCATATAAGCCCTGTGTGACCAGTGGCAGGATCAGACACCAGATACCGTAATTAATAAAGTACTGATAGATCTGTGCGCCGGATGCGAATCCTCCGCCAAACTGTGTGGTAAATGCCACGAACGCAAGTCCCATCGCCAGAGGCATCTTACTTTTATCGACCAGTAATGATTTTTTCTCACTCATACTTTCTTTCCCCCGA is part of the Blautia faecicola genome and encodes:
- a CDS encoding glycogen/starch/alpha-glucan phosphorylase — its product is MLDSHFKKEEFKKAVKENVKMLYRKTIDEATQQQIFQAVSLAVKDVIIDNWLATQKQYEKDDPKIVYYLSMEFLMGRALGNNLINLTAYKEVKEALDELGFDLNVIEDQEPDPALGNGGLGRLAACFLDSLATLGYCAYGCGIRYHYGLFKQKIEDGYQIEVPDNWLKDGYPFELRRPEYAKEVKFGGYVRVEYDAATGRNRFIQEGYQSVMAIPYDMPIVGYNNKIVNTLRIWDAEPITDFRLDLFDKGEYHKAVEQENLAKNIVEVLYPNDNHYAGKELRLKQQYFFISASIQEAIAKFKKNHDDLHDLPKKVTFQLNDTHPTMTVAELMRILLDEEGMEWEEAWEITTHTCAYTNHTIMAEALEKWPIELFSKLLPRVYQIIEEINRRFILEIQNKYPGNQEKIQKMAIIYDGQVKMAHLAIAGGYSVNGVARLHTEILEKQELKDFYEMYPEKFNNKTNGITQRRFLMHANPLLADWITDHIGDGWITNLPELAKLKVYADDKKALQEFMNIKYQNKVRLAKYIQEHNGIEVNPHSIFDVQVKRLHEYKRQLMNILHVMYLYNEIKAHPEMDFYPRTFIFGAKAAAGYRRAKLTIKLINSVADVINNDASINGKLKVVFIENYRVSNAELIFAAADVSEQISTASKEASGTGNMKFMLNGAPTLGTMDGANVEIVEEVGAENAFIFGLTADQVINYENNGGYDPMQYFNNDPDIRNVLMQLINGTYSNGDFNMFHEIYDSLLNTNCSDRADTYFILADFKSYAEAQKRVEAAYRDSEGWAKMALLNTACAGKFSSDRTIQQYVDEIWHLDKVTIED
- the ileS gene encoding isoleucine--tRNA ligase, whose translation is MYQKVSTNLNFVDREKKTEQFWKENHIFEKSMEQRKQGETYTFYDGPPTANGKPHIGHVLTRVIKDMIPRYRTMKGYMVPRKAGWDTHGLPVELEVEKKLGLDGKEQIEEYGMEPFIQQCKESVWKYKGMWEDFSSTVGFWADMEHPYVTYDDNFIESEWWALKQIWDKGLLYKGFKIVPYCPRCGTPLSAQEVSQGYKTVKERSAIVRFKVIGEDAYFLAWTTTPWTLPSNVALCVNPDEIYCKVKAADGYTYYMAEALLDKVLGKLGDEEKPAYEVLEKYTGKDLEYKEYEPLYACAGEAAEKQKKKAHFVTCDTYVTMSDGTGIVHIAPAFGEDDSRIGRNYNLPFVQFVDGKGHLTKETPYADIFVKDADPKVLVDLDKEGKLFEAPKFEHEYPHCWRCDTPLIYYARESWFIKMTAVKDDLIRNNNTINWIPESIGKGRFGDWLENVQDWGISRNRYWGTPLNIWECECGCQHSVGSREELYEMSGDERAKTVELHRPYIDDITIKCPECGKPMHRVPEVIDCWFDSGAMPFAQHHYPFENKDLFEQQFPAQFISEAVDQTRGWFYSLLAESTLLFNKAPYQNVIVLGHVQDENGQKMSKSKGNAVDPFDALQTYGADAIRWYFYINSAPWLPNRFHGKAVQEGQRKFMSTLWNTYAFFVLYANIDEFDATKYTLDYDKLSVMDKWLLSKLNTVIQTVDDNLNNYRIPEAARALQEFVDDMSNWYVRRSRERFWAKGMEQDKINAYMTLYTSLVTISKVAAPMIPFMTEDIYQNLVRSIDKDAPESIHLCDFPVANKEWIDKDLEANMDHLLNVVVMGRACRNTANIKNRQPIAAMYVKAPYELSEYFTAIIADELNVKEVKFTDNIESFISYSFKPQLKTVGPKYGKLLNGIRKVLSELDGNKAMAELRANGELKLDIDGNEVVLSEGDLLIETAQMEGYVTESDNDIAVVLDTNLTPELIEEGFVREIISKIQTMRKEAGFEVMDKIQVYVKDNKVIEDIMKAHAEEIQAEVLAEKLITDTTQGYVKSWNINSQEVTLGVEKVNE
- the bglX gene encoding beta-glucosidase BglX, with the protein product MRKNKRRREMTNEELTALLNDMSLEEKVNQMSQVVGGFFDDDTVITGPMAEMGFTEENIALSGSVIGSMGAETVKKIQKAYMEKHPHHIPLLFMLDIINGYKTVFPIPLGQGATFEPELSEKCAAVAAKEASVSGLHVTFAPMTDLVRDARWGRVMESTGEDPYLNSRFCESMVHGFQGEDLSEEYRIGACVKHFAGYGAPTAGRDYNTVELSEHTFQEFYLPSYKAGIDAKAALVMTSFNTLNGVPTTGSKKLMRDILRDELGFDGVLISDWAAIEEMIYHGYCVDKEEAAIRAAKAGVDIDMMTGIYSNNLCRLVKEGKISEDLVDECCMRILELKNKLGLFEHPYKDADEEKEKQVILCEEHRRLAREAARKSFVLLKNEENILPLNKNEKTAYIGPYVNSRNLMGSWSIIGEAKDVKTIEEMLKQEDLAEHAVFAQGSPMLGADVVLEGFTEGAQTSSSTPEEEVQMLEEAVKAAAGAKKVVLCIGEDRLQSGEATSNANIQIPEIQQKLLDRVAEVNENIIVVLFSGRPLDIRAIKAKAKAILEVWMPGTEGAGAIADVLYGAYNPTGKLPMSFPYCVGQVPVHYNEYATGRPHVEGKDKDRFRSKYLDIPNKPLYPFGYGLSYTTFAVSEVSLDKNSMKDGESIQAAVTVKNTGTCAGTETVQLYLHDVAASVVRPVKELKDFRKVTLQPGEETSVEFTITEPQLRFLSENHIFESEAGVFEVFIGTDSTTANKAKFTLEKQ
- a CDS encoding D-alanyl-D-alanine carboxypeptidase family protein; translated protein: MKRQFYRRLLALSTAVLLGLSSLFPSIAGATEITAEEPAVTDTVDPAASTDTSNPASADTVETADGETTEETTEPERLEPDAYFEPIQSNDTADWPQGSAVWAESAVVMDLDSGAFLYSKNMDDTKYPASITKILTTLIAIEHSRPSEKVTFSENAVYGIEQGSSNIGIRLGENLTMEDCLYGMMLESANEVCVAVAEHISGSVDAFVELMNQKAASLGCTNTHFTNPNGLPDENHYTTAHDMALIAQAAYNNATFRKVCQTTTYCIGTTNKCGEKRWLSNHHKMLPDRDYTYEGCTGGKTGFTQAALNTLVTYAERNGRRLVCVSLRTNGRQIYTDTTSLLDYGFNNFQNYSIFNRKTWADAKMLYPSLYFGQPETVANLRPTCTVTLPAGMDLSSVETTCNPGDGTLCRSYTYNQYPVGCESIPDTAIQALLHSEPTNICKKSGSAAASDLGNSAKETASGIFQKILAFVAPVGTVITSFVTSVFTAVPWYYFALGGALFLIIIMEIVLAMKKKKKRKKKKPAKKKNVK